The genomic DNA TTGGGTACCTGGTAAGAGGCCCTGGATTTTACTTCCTAGGGTCGTGGCTTTGTGATGTCATGGCAACGATGACAGGCTGCTGGGCCGCTGTGACTTGATGGTGAGCAGAGTCGGTCCCGCCCTCGTCCTCCATCTTTGGCCGCTTGGCCTGCGGCTCACCTGGCTGCTCGGCTAAAGTTTCCGCACTGGGCTGTCTGCTCACCTGCACTGGGGGGGAGCTGGAGGCCTGCGCAGCCAAGATCTGGAGAGGACTGCTCAGGCCTGGAGAGGGAATGAAGAGTACATGTACGTAAATAAACGAGTGTATGCAGACTGCATGCCATTTTAGTATATCTTCTATCTCATTCCATCACTCTGATGAACTCTTAAAGCCATCattcaatgtcagaaacaatcTCTGTGCAGTAACcctgtaaaacaaaacacactgtacCTCTTTATTCTGAATTATAGTTTGTATATCAACATTGTCAAATAGAAATACTATACTGTGACTTACCTCATGTATATAAAGTAACCTGTACATAATCATAGCacatttattccagcatcttttcacttctttgcactgttgtcttgtttgcattattttgcattatttatacTTATTACTCAAATACTTTCTTATAGATTTCTATCCTCTACTGTGGTCCTTGTATGTTTTGTTCCAGTAGCCCATTTCTCATCAGGCTGCCCTGCTTTCCAAACACCTGATGTGGACCTTGTTGAAAAGGGGGAGACCTCACCCAAAGGTCCACACTGGTTACATTGGAAACGTGTTACATCTGCACTTAGGTAAAGGTTTAtgcttaagttaaatgtttCTACTTGTTTGTTTACTGTGTTGTTCTGGTTTTGCTGTAAATCCATTTCTGTGCAAGTCcttgtatgtgtacacacacttaGCAAATAAAGCTGGTTGTGATTTGCTGATTCATCTATATTCATAATGATGACTTGTCAATATGTAAGGCAGTGATTGCTGAAAGATCTTACCAGATGCATTAGCAAGGCTGGTTGCTgtggcaacagcagcagaggtgtgTTTGCCGTTCTGGGTGACAGGACGAACAGGAAGTTGATGTAAACCTGGAATCAGGTTCCTCCCATCCCCCACGTGCACCGCACTGTCCACCGTCTGGATCACTCGCTCTCTGTTCAGCTGGGCTTCTgagataaacacagacacacaattgGAGCATGTAAAAGTTAGACTAACTACTAAATGTTTCTGGAACGGCACATGTATGATCACTGCAAAATCTCAAAGATAAAGGACTTTTATGAAAAAATCTGGGTTATGTTAGTTACGTTATTTTATCAGGTGCATCTAAATTCCCAGCCCACATGGTCTTAAAGggcacaaaaaacaacaatacaTTGGTGAAATATTTGTCAGACATGAACATCACTTCTTACATACCAcatctttgtcttttgtctctAAGTCAACGCATACAATTTGTCACAAAAAATGTTCCCATCCTACAACACAGCTTAAGTTTATCCAGAAGAACTtataagaaaaaagaataacatTTTACTAGAAAGCATCGCCCTTATATCATATAATGAACAATAAAAGATGAAATAGTCGTCATCTTCAATCTCACTTACATTCCATAACAAACAAagtcttttctcttcctggagACCATTAAGCCTGCCTGTTTCTACAGCTAATGTTAATGTACCTGAATGTAACTGTGCACACAGAGACCTTTAGTTAAATTCTGCTTCACAAAAGGCTTCTGTTCATGGCAGAATATGTTTATAATTTAGgccaaaagtgaaaaaaaagttagCCTGTAACTTTTATAGTCACACAAACCATAATATGGTATCACTTAACTCAAACTTTACATGTTCAACATTAGTGCAAAGAACTTGGACACAAAAAGTGTGAGTGCCAAACAGGGGCAATAATCCAAATGTTAACTGGTCAAGAGTTGTGGTATTCATTAATTAATCTCTGTGTTCATTCTACTTTgaattccctttttttctttatcatcttgacttttttttgctAACTTTGAGAATCATCCCTTACTCCTGCATAAGCGATGAACTCGataaacattcaaacacaagaaaatacaTCCCTATGTAATGTAAAGTGACACATGGTCTGGTCAATATTCACCTGCAGTTCAACTGATAAGCCCCATTTTAGATCTATTATTGATAATTATACTACAAAGTATCACAATTGCTAAACTAACAGCGTACAGTCATCCTTTACCTTCGACATGAGTGTTTGAATGGAGCCAAATGTCCAGCACACTGCTGATAAAACGTGTGGGAGCTAAAAGCAAACTGACGCCATTTTAAAAATCTTCACAATACTGAAGAAAACAATTATGGAAGCCAACAAGCCCACAACAGCTTTAAACTGTTGAAACTGGAGATGAGCAGACCGACTTATGTAATAATCAGGTACTAATCTATGACACAATGCAGACAGAGCACTTGTGAAAGAGATTCCCTCTGCTGTACCTCTGAGCTCACTGTTGccttctgctcctccaccaGAGGGGGCGCTGTATCCATTCGGAGGGTTGGAAGTTAGAGGGGTGCTGGTAACCACCCGGACCATGGTGACAGAAGACTGAGGGGGGTTCTGGACCACGCGGAAGGGCTGGCATTGGCAGCCACCACCTGGAACCAAAGCAAGGGCTTTCCCCTGGCCTGAGGGCAGGACTGCTGGGTGATGGGGGGCAGCCATGATGACAGGGTGAGCACTGACTGGAGATCctacacagagacagatggaaaaaaCGATTTCACCTATTTTATAGTGTATATGAAAGCCTTCATGTGGGTTTGAATGTATTTTGTGTGCGATGATGTGCAGGCTCACCTGGGGCACTCTGAGAGTACCTGTACTCAGGTACGGATGCCAGTTTGTTAGCCAGCTGTTCGTGGTGGTCGTGGGAGATAGGAGAGCCCTCCCTGCTCAGACATTCAGGAGTCTGCAGACCgctggagggaggagaaagaagtcCCTGATGGGTTGGGGATGCAGGGGCACTCCTGAAAAATAAGgaatgaagaggagaaagaaaagaaatcaatgaATACATCGATATCGACTTCTAGTAACACACAGAGCTCCTTCACTGCCAGTACCTTCAGCTGAATATAGCAACCTAGAATGAGACTTACTTTGTTCTATCCAAACAAATGATGGCcaggagcagaagcagagagagggaagaaagggtTAACTGAGTCAAATCAGAGGCCACAGAGCATGTGTCTAAGTGTGTCTGACAGTCATGTATGTGGTGTTGCACAGTATTCTGgtgttactttttttaaatacatttttgtcaaaaaCGATTTGGTTTTGGAATTTGCCAACGTTCGTTATGTGTCTGAATCTCCACTAGGTGACAGCACAACTAGCCGAGTCAGGTACTTGTACGGTCAGAAGATTCATCCAGATTGACACAGCGTGAGCATTAATCTATTATAGAACTGGATACCGGACCACAGCTCAGTCTTGCGTCCAACTTTTCCCAGTGGCCTACTGAGTATTACAATGAAAAATCCACTGTggcccaaaaagcattttttccaTAAACCACCACTGTAAAAGGGATGTCTGTAAAACTGTCGACAGGAACCCACCAGCTGTAAACATGCTCAATTAATACtctttgtattgtatatttttaagtCATGGAGGTTTAACTGTTCCAAAGCCTAAACAAGTTTCCATTTTGGTGAATGCCCTCACCAGCGTGGGACAAGTCATTCATCAGCACAGCTGGGCCAAACGCATGACGGGATGAACACTACTTCGCCTATTCAGTGGGTCGCATAACCCTGAACCCAGTGACATAATGAAGCCTGTATGCAAAAAGGTGCATATAACAGTGTGTGCAAGGGAAACCTCGCCACATTTTCTAATACGTGTGACAGGCCATTTACGATACAGTGCGGTGGGCCCGACACTGATACGCTACACTACTAGTACGCCATGTTTCTCGTATAATTACactgtaataatataatagcaGCTCACCACCATCCTACCAGATGGCTAGCCAGCTAGCATATTCGCTAAGCGGTCTTGTTCTGTAGTCTTTGGAGAGGAATGGTGTCACTGAGGTGCTTGGCGAAGTTTACTGGCTCCATTCACTCCAATGAGAGATGGAAGGGTTTTGAAACTTAGGTAAATATTGAACCCTCTGTTACAAATGAAGTCGCTCAGCACATTTTGATACTAATGTTTTTGTACTTTGTCCAGCAAGTTTGtttcacacatttcagtgtTATAAGGTTGTTAAACTGTGAAGTCCAAAATGTGATCATCCCTCTGGGCAAATTTGGTGTCTGGCATATTAGGTATTGAATCAATAGTATTTCAGTATTGTGTACCGTGATACTAAACTTGGTATTGGTATCGTGACAacactgcttgtgtgtgtatgtatgtggacACACACCCATATCGCTGAAGGCCCACTTACCTAGAAGAGAGGGGTCCAAATGGCGTCCTAAAGCAAGCCACCCCTCTTTGCCGTCTTTTCCTAAAGGCTTGCTCCACCAACTTGCTCTCAGAAGCAGAATCCACACGCCAAAAACTCCCTTTCCCGGGCTCGTCTTGAGAGCGGGCCACTTTGAGAAAGTAGCGGTTGAGAGACAGGTTGTGTCTGATTGAGTTCTGGAGGAAGGCAAGataaatcacagtttttttgtCACTGGACACAGAAATATTAAGCTGTGAGCAGGTATCGCAGAACTTGATTTGTATGGCCTATGGAGACAGGAgatgatttctttcttttaaccATAATCTTACAAATGGATTGTCAGGGCAAACCAAGCCATTACCATCAAGTTCAGGACAGAAAGCCCATACCTGCCAGCCCTTGTCTGCAGTGCGATAGTAGGGGTAGTGTTTGGTGATGTGGGCGTAGATGCCACTAAGAGTCAGCTGTTTGTCCGGGGCAGAAGAGATGGCCTGGACGATCAGCTGTGCATAGGAATATGGTGGCTTGGACTCATCCTGCATGAACGAGACACAAGTGTTAACATCCTGAAGCACATACTGTGCAAGACAATTAGAATACATAGATTATTATAACTTAAAATGATATATTCTTTGAGGCAGTTAACTCATTTTGATGTTACTGGGTTTTCACCTTGGGGCTGTCTCCTCCAGCTGACTCCCCCCGCTGCTCACTTCCCCCACCTCTCTGCTCAGCAATGCTTCGTCTCTGCTCAGAAACAGCCTTGGCAGCATATTCAGCTGCTaactggaggtcagaggtcacgttGCGTCCATAGCGATACCCTGATGACCCTGCCCCTCGTGGACTAGCCGGACAGGAGTTAGGAACACTAGAAAAGGGGAAAGAGTCTGTGTTAATGGCTTTAAGTGATGACTTAGGGCCACCTTTGAAAGCAATACAGTAGATAAACTATATTTATATAAAGCATATAACTATATGTATAATAAATCTCATCTTAAGTCTCTGCATACATAAAACTAACATTCTGAAATGTCAAATAACTAAGAAACCATTAAACAAAcctacacaaaacacaaaggcTTTTGTGAAGTGAGATTAATGCTGCTAGTATGTAAAAGaaaggtaaaataaatgattgatgaaaaaaaaatgactgactCGTGACTTAAATAGTTTGCTTTCTATTCCTCATTTCAATTTTAACACTATATActgaaatactcaaataaaGTTGAAGAAAGTACAAAtaaaagtttacattttttgagAATATCTTAACAGGAAAAGCAAAAAGTAAACAAATGTCTTTCTGAtgatttaattgcattttaattgataataaagtgcaatttaaaacaaacacaattgaTATTTTGAATATGATCCTTTCAGCAAACTAGTGACACATTTAGTACAacagcacaaagacacaatTTCCCttacaaacacaacagtcaAGTTTTGGAAAAATGATTACAGCTCATATCCAAGGTGTCCTGGGCACACAAAATGATCATAAAGCACACAACAATGAGCAGAAATACTCAAAAGTATGTTAATTATTGACTGGGTTTTATCTGTTGCTgttgagagacagaaaaaaccCAGCAAGttattaaacacacacctgcttctGTTAGTAAAGTAAACATTGGTTTCTGGGAGAGTCACTGTGCTTTGATTTGCCTTTAGCAACAGAGAGCCAAAGgtacaaagacagagacacacacacacacacacagaatatgtttgtattttttggcTGGGGAAACCAGACTGCAGGCTCTGTTTTGAAAGTGGCTTTGTAAGATCAGcgctgaaaaatgaatgaagacgAACAAAATCGTCTTATGCTGCTCAGGGACATCTTAAGTATAAAAACGTGATTGCATCTGTAACTCTACTTACTTATACTTcattaaaattcattaaaaGTTGTGTTATGAGGGAGTGAAGGTTGTCTTTGCT from Pempheris klunzingeri isolate RE-2024b chromosome 3, fPemKlu1.hap1, whole genome shotgun sequence includes the following:
- the foxk1 gene encoding forkhead box protein K1 produces the protein MADYRDDTGARALLALQSAPCSPVRVSVTSHSYHQPSLALLGPPVMDTRADAGILPVRLACPPPQALARLEGRDFEFVMRQRTVTIGRNSSHGSVDINMGHSSFISRRHLQLSYDEATGFSLRCLGKNGVFVDGVFQRRGAPPLPLPRECVFRFPSTVIKIQFMSLLEPEEHKEREQPSLPPRPLLPHISPLKISIPTMQQQEEHIRAFGSPQPSPTGTISVPNSCPASPRGAGSSGYRYGRNVTSDLQLAAEYAAKAVSEQRRSIAEQRGGGSEQRGESAGGDSPKDESKPPYSYAQLIVQAISSAPDKQLTLSGIYAHITKHYPYYRTADKGWQNSIRHNLSLNRYFLKVARSQDEPGKGSFWRVDSASESKLVEQAFRKRRQRGVACFRTPFGPLSSRSAPASPTHQGLLSPPSSGLQTPECLSREGSPISHDHHEQLANKLASVPEYRYSQSAPGSPVSAHPVIMAAPHHPAVLPSGQGKALALVPGGGCQCQPFRVVQNPPQSSVTMVRVVTSTPLTSNPPNGYSAPSGGGAEGNSELREAQLNRERVIQTVDSAVHVGDGRNLIPGLHQLPVRPVTQNGKHTSAAVATATSLANASGLSSPLQILAAQASSSPPVQVSRQPSAETLAEQPGEPQAKRPKMEDEGGTDSAHHQVTAAQQPVIVAMTSQSHDPRK